A genome region from Myxococcales bacterium includes the following:
- a CDS encoding nicotinate phosphoribosyltransferase, with the protein MTDPSSPLATLYRSSLALATDLYQLTMAYGYWKAGVAEREAVFHLTFRREPFGGGYAIAAGTALAVDFLRQLHFEPSDCAYLATVTGADGKPLFDAGFLDYLAGLRFTGTVDVVPEGAAVFAHEPLVRVRAPMVLAQLVETPLLALVNFSTLIATKAARVVAAADGDPVLEMGLRRAQGLDGAVTASRAAWIGGVSATSNVLAGKLYGLPVRGTHAHSWVMFWGDDDRAFREYAAAVPGATTFLVDTFDTEAGVASAIAVGRELRAAGHRLLGVRLDSGDLAHLSINARAQLDAAGFTDTRVVASNDLDEGLITSLKLQGARIDTWGVGTKLITAYDQPALGGVYKLGAVREPDGAWRYPIKLSEQPVKISTPGIVGVRRIWRGGELAGDVIYDAEAGPSSPRVAHDLGDPTRRLAIAGDREDDLLVPALRDGELVGAHGDLAVARARCAADLAALSPRTRRTLNPQPYPVGLDPVLHDRKLALIAAARAKVGAP; encoded by the coding sequence CGGTGTTCCACCTGACGTTCCGGCGCGAGCCGTTCGGCGGCGGCTACGCGATCGCGGCCGGCACCGCGCTCGCGGTCGACTTCTTGCGCCAGCTCCACTTCGAGCCGTCCGACTGCGCGTACCTCGCGACCGTCACCGGCGCTGACGGCAAGCCGCTGTTCGACGCCGGCTTCCTCGACTACCTGGCCGGCCTGCGCTTCACCGGCACGGTCGACGTCGTGCCCGAGGGCGCGGCGGTGTTCGCGCACGAGCCGCTGGTGCGGGTGCGCGCGCCGATGGTGCTGGCGCAGCTGGTCGAGACCCCGCTGCTGGCGCTGGTGAACTTCTCGACGCTGATCGCCACCAAGGCCGCGCGCGTGGTCGCGGCCGCCGACGGCGATCCGGTGCTCGAGATGGGCCTGCGTCGGGCCCAGGGCCTCGACGGCGCGGTCACCGCCTCGCGCGCGGCCTGGATCGGCGGCGTGTCCGCGACGTCGAACGTGCTGGCCGGCAAGCTCTACGGCCTGCCGGTCCGCGGCACCCACGCCCACTCGTGGGTGATGTTCTGGGGCGACGACGACCGCGCGTTCCGCGAGTACGCGGCGGCGGTGCCGGGCGCGACCACCTTCCTGGTCGACACGTTCGACACCGAGGCGGGCGTGGCCTCGGCGATCGCGGTCGGGCGCGAGCTGCGCGCCGCCGGCCACCGGCTCCTGGGCGTCCGGCTCGACTCCGGCGACCTCGCGCACCTGTCGATCAACGCCCGGGCCCAGCTCGACGCCGCCGGCTTCACCGACACCCGCGTGGTCGCGTCGAACGATCTCGACGAGGGGCTGATCACCAGCCTCAAGCTCCAGGGTGCCCGCATCGACACCTGGGGCGTCGGCACCAAGCTCATCACCGCGTACGATCAACCGGCGCTGGGCGGGGTCTACAAGCTGGGCGCGGTCCGCGAGCCCGACGGCGCCTGGCGCTACCCGATCAAGCTGTCGGAGCAGCCGGTCAAGATCTCGACCCCCGGCATCGTCGGCGTGCGTCGGATCTGGCGCGGCGGCGAGCTGGCGGGCGACGTCATCTACGACGCCGAGGCCGGGCCGTCGTCGCCGCGGGTCGCGCACGACCTGGGCGATCCCACGCGCCGGCTCGCGATCGCCGGTGATCGCGAGGACGATCTGCTGGTGCCGGCCCTGCGCGACGGCGAGCTGGTCGGCGCCCACGGCGATCTGGCGGTGGCGCGGGCCCGGTGCGCGGCCGATCTGGCGGCGCTGTCGCCGCGGACCCGGCGCACGCTCAACCCGCAGCCGTACCCGGTCGGCCTCGATCCGGTGCTGCACGACCGCAAGCTGGCGCTGATCGCCGCGGCCCGTGCCAAGGTGGGCGCGCCATGA
- the prs gene encoding ribose-phosphate diphosphokinase, giving the protein MTPLVFASSRYQYLADRIAECSAWPCGEVERHRFPDGEHYQRVVTPVADRDVVIVGGTLDEDATCEIYDLASTIVAAGAYRLTLVVPYYGYSTMERSVHPGEVVTAKTRARLLSSIPEASRGNRVFLLDLHVGTIAHYFEGAIRTVHVYGKPIVTAAARRLGGDDFVLACTDAGRAKWVESLANDLGVPAAFVYKRRLDGAHTAVTGVSAEVHGKRVVIYDDMIRTGGSLVNAARAYRDAGAVGIDAIATHGIFPGDSIDSIRATGLFGRVVVTDSHPRAVELASDFLEVESVAPLLVEHLRESH; this is encoded by the coding sequence ATGACCCCGCTGGTGTTCGCGTCGAGCCGCTACCAGTACCTGGCCGATCGCATCGCCGAGTGCAGCGCGTGGCCGTGCGGCGAGGTCGAGCGCCACCGCTTCCCCGACGGCGAGCACTACCAGCGCGTGGTCACGCCGGTGGCCGATCGCGACGTCGTGATCGTCGGCGGCACCCTCGACGAGGACGCCACCTGCGAGATCTACGACCTGGCGTCGACGATCGTCGCGGCCGGCGCCTACCGCCTGACGCTGGTGGTGCCGTACTACGGCTACTCGACGATGGAGCGGTCGGTGCACCCGGGCGAGGTGGTGACCGCCAAGACTCGGGCCCGGCTGTTGTCGTCGATCCCCGAGGCCAGCCGCGGCAACCGGGTGTTCCTGCTCGACCTCCACGTCGGCACGATCGCGCACTACTTCGAGGGCGCGATCCGGACGGTCCACGTCTACGGCAAGCCGATCGTCACCGCGGCCGCGCGCCGGCTCGGCGGCGACGACTTCGTCCTGGCCTGCACCGACGCCGGCCGCGCCAAGTGGGTCGAGAGCCTCGCCAACGATCTGGGCGTGCCGGCGGCGTTCGTCTACAAGCGCCGGCTCGATGGCGCCCACACCGCCGTCACGGGCGTGTCGGCCGAGGTCCACGGCAAGCGCGTCGTCATCTACGACGACATGATCCGCACCGGCGGCTCGCTGGTGAACGCCGCGCGGGCCTACCGCGACGCCGGCGCCGTCGGCATCGACGCCATCGCGACCCACGGCATCTTCCCGGGCGACTCGATCGACAGCATCCGCGCGACCGGCCTGTTCGGCCGGGTCGTGGTCACCGACAGCCACCCGCGCGCGGTCGAGCTGGCCTCGGACTTCCTCGAGGTCGAGTCGGTCGCGCCGCTCCTGGTCGAGCACCTGCGCGAGAGTCACTAG
- a CDS encoding NUDIX hydrolase, whose protein sequence is MATARWTPPPPGRHTYDYPRPAVAVDCVVLGLDTDDLKVLLIRRGLEPWQGAWALPGGFVGEREGLEDAARRELAEETGITDVFLEQLYTFGAPERDPRHRVISVAYYALAKLADFRLAAGTDAAAAGWHPLARLPTLAFDHATIIDAAVARLRGKVRYAPIGFELLPPRFTLTQLQRLYEIILERELDKRNFRKKILSLDLVIETDEWQTGVRHRAARLYRFDRKKYDRLVKHGFEFAI, encoded by the coding sequence ATGGCGACCGCGCGCTGGACCCCGCCGCCGCCCGGCCGCCACACCTACGACTACCCGCGGCCCGCGGTCGCGGTCGACTGCGTGGTGCTGGGCCTCGACACCGACGATCTGAAGGTGCTGCTGATCCGCCGCGGCCTCGAGCCGTGGCAGGGCGCCTGGGCGCTGCCGGGCGGGTTCGTCGGCGAGCGCGAGGGCCTCGAGGACGCGGCCCGGCGCGAGCTGGCCGAGGAGACCGGCATCACCGACGTGTTCCTCGAGCAGCTCTACACCTTCGGCGCGCCCGAGCGCGATCCGCGCCACCGCGTCATCTCGGTCGCGTACTACGCGCTCGCCAAGCTGGCCGACTTCCGGCTGGCGGCCGGCACCGACGCGGCCGCGGCCGGCTGGCACCCGCTGGCGAGGCTGCCGACGCTGGCGTTCGACCACGCGACGATCATCGACGCCGCGGTGGCCCGGCTGCGCGGCAAGGTCCGCTACGCGCCGATCGGCTTCGAGCTGCTCCCGCCCCGGTTCACGCTGACCCAGCTCCAGCGCCTCTACGAGATCATCCTCGAGCGCGAGCTGGACAAGCGCAACTTCCGCAAGAAGATCCTGTCGCTCGATCTGGTGATCGAGACCGACGAGTGGCAGACCGGCGTCCGTCACCGGGCCGCGCGCCTGTACCGGTTCGATCGCAAGAAGTACGACCGGCTGGTCAAGCACGGCTTCGAGTTCGCGATCTGA
- a CDS encoding outer membrane beta-barrel protein, with translation MRLLPAAILASAALLAPSLAHAGRFAVGVSLGRTQTEADASLDASSTAALWGRVGFGKRFGLDLELGKISTEDDTTRIRTLNLVGRMSIADLHGGAVHPMVLIGLGTDSTDAADYTHGEFGAAIEVDLAKDFVLGADFRFGDRTVDAQPAVDGLTDPVTPQPAFRQPYDLTDGSYRAGRLYLGVRL, from the coding sequence ATGCGCCTCCTCCCCGCCGCCATCCTCGCCTCCGCCGCCCTCCTCGCCCCCTCGCTCGCGCACGCCGGCCGCTTCGCGGTCGGCGTGTCCCTCGGCCGCACCCAGACCGAGGCCGACGCCAGCCTCGACGCCAGCTCGACCGCGGCGCTGTGGGGCCGTGTCGGCTTCGGCAAGCGCTTCGGGCTCGACCTCGAGCTCGGCAAGATCAGCACCGAGGACGACACCACCCGGATCCGCACCCTCAACCTGGTGGGTCGGATGTCGATCGCCGATCTGCACGGCGGCGCCGTCCACCCGATGGTGCTGATCGGCCTCGGCACCGACTCGACCGACGCCGCCGACTACACCCACGGCGAGTTCGGCGCCGCGATCGAGGTCGACCTCGCCAAGGACTTCGTGCTCGGCGCCGACTTCCGCTTCGGCGATCGCACGGTCGACGCCCAGCCCGCCGTCGACGGCCTCACCGACCCTGTCACCCCGCAGCCGGCGTTCCGCCAGCCCTACGATCTCACCGACGGCAGCTACCGCGCCGGGCGCCTGTACCTCGGCGTCCGGCTGTAG
- a CDS encoding GNAT family N-acetyltransferase — translation MQPQSLVLRTELAVARLSSAVDDRGDHLVITTAAEPDFFWGSFLAIAPPRTAPAAEVWLARAAAATPPGAAHAALMIDAIDGALAPNVAAALVAAGATIETTIAMVCDQPLRAVTAADVTVRRFDRPADWAALLGLSLTIDPETPALRRFLEVRIAARAAAAALDQVRWWGAFAGPTLVASAGVVPLADCARYQDVQTHPDHRRRGLASAILAAIAVDQRAAGRTRLVLVVAEDNAPARAAYQRLGFVERDRAVNALRPPLA, via the coding sequence GTGCAGCCGCAGAGCCTCGTCCTGCGCACCGAGCTCGCCGTCGCCCGGCTGTCCAGCGCCGTCGACGATCGCGGCGATCACCTGGTGATCACCACGGCCGCCGAGCCCGACTTCTTCTGGGGCAGCTTCCTGGCGATCGCGCCACCGCGCACCGCCCCCGCCGCCGAGGTCTGGCTGGCGCGGGCCGCCGCCGCGACCCCGCCGGGGGCCGCCCACGCGGCGCTGATGATCGACGCGATCGATGGCGCGCTGGCGCCGAACGTGGCCGCGGCGCTGGTCGCCGCAGGCGCGACCATCGAGACGACGATCGCGATGGTCTGCGATCAGCCGCTGCGCGCGGTGACGGCGGCCGACGTGACCGTGCGGCGGTTCGATCGACCCGCCGACTGGGCCGCGCTGCTCGGGTTGTCGCTGACGATCGATCCCGAGACCCCGGCCCTGCGGCGCTTCCTCGAGGTCCGGATCGCCGCACGCGCCGCCGCAGCAGCCCTGGATCAGGTGCGCTGGTGGGGCGCGTTCGCCGGCCCCACCCTGGTGGCGTCGGCCGGCGTGGTGCCGCTGGCCGACTGCGCCCGCTACCAGGACGTCCAGACCCACCCCGACCATCGCCGGCGCGGCCTGGCCTCGGCGATCCTGGCCGCCATCGCCGTCGATCAGCGCGCCGCCGGGCGCACGCGCCTGGTGCTGGTGGTGGCCGAGGACAACGCGCCGGCGCGCGCGGCGTACCAGCGGCTCGGCTTCGTCGAGCGCGACCGCGCGGTCAACGCGCTGCGCCCGCCGCTCGCCTAG
- the nadE gene encoding NAD(+) synthase — protein sequence MKLVKVAAACLNQIPFDWDQNLANIRAALAGARAAGATVVCLPELCITGYGCEDAFFAPGLQEQAFRCLEELVPDTRGLVVSFGLPLYHEKALYNAAALVVDGAIAGFVGKRFLAGDGIHYEPRWFKEWPAGERDVLEHGDQEWPIGDVLFDVGDVRIGFEICEDAWVANRPGSDLALRGVDLLLNPSASHFAFGKFIVRQRFVVEGSRAFGVGYLYANLLGNEAGRVVYDGGAMVASGGELLARGRRLGFAPVELAIAVVDVESNRREQARRGSHRPRHDAEMGVVEIDFAWPTRRPEAPTTLAASWEDGPDTRHEEFARAVALGLWDYLRKSRSGGYVVSISGGADSAACAVLVRTALDLALAELGTDGVRAALGHLTIDAATAADPAALTHQLLACAYQPTANSGEVTRTAAREVAAAVGAEFHLFEVDALLRGYTATVEAAIGRPLTWERDDVALQNIQARVRAPSIWLLANLRNAILLTTSNRSEAAVGYATMDGDTAGGLAPLGGIDKTYLRVWLRWMETTGVSGLAPIPALRFINAQQPTAELRPPGQGQTDEKDLMPYDVLEAIEDEAIRDKRMPLEVLAEVAPMFPAHALADLVVWIERFFTLWCRNQWKRERFAPGFHLDDKNLDPRSWCRFPILSGGFARELAALRAYTTTAEFAAWVAERGR from the coding sequence GTGAAGCTCGTCAAGGTCGCCGCTGCGTGCCTCAACCAGATCCCCTTCGACTGGGATCAGAACCTCGCCAACATCCGGGCGGCGCTGGCCGGCGCGCGCGCGGCCGGGGCGACGGTGGTGTGTCTGCCGGAGCTGTGCATCACCGGCTACGGCTGCGAGGACGCGTTCTTCGCGCCGGGGCTGCAGGAGCAGGCGTTCCGCTGCCTCGAGGAGCTCGTCCCCGACACCCGCGGGCTGGTGGTGTCGTTCGGCCTGCCGCTCTACCACGAGAAGGCGCTCTACAACGCCGCGGCGCTGGTGGTCGACGGGGCCATCGCCGGCTTCGTCGGCAAGCGGTTCCTGGCCGGCGACGGCATCCACTACGAGCCGCGCTGGTTCAAGGAGTGGCCGGCCGGCGAGCGCGACGTGCTCGAGCACGGCGATCAGGAGTGGCCGATCGGCGACGTGCTGTTCGACGTCGGCGACGTGCGCATCGGCTTCGAGATCTGCGAGGACGCCTGGGTCGCGAACCGCCCGGGCTCGGACCTGGCGCTGCGCGGCGTCGATCTGCTGCTCAACCCGTCGGCCAGCCACTTCGCGTTCGGCAAGTTCATCGTGCGGCAGCGGTTCGTGGTCGAGGGCAGCCGCGCGTTCGGCGTCGGCTACCTCTACGCCAACCTGCTCGGCAACGAGGCCGGGCGCGTGGTCTACGACGGCGGCGCGATGGTCGCGTCGGGCGGCGAGCTCCTGGCCCGGGGCCGGCGGCTCGGGTTCGCCCCGGTCGAGCTGGCGATCGCGGTCGTCGACGTCGAGTCGAACCGGCGCGAGCAGGCCCGGCGCGGCAGCCACCGCCCGCGCCACGACGCCGAGATGGGCGTGGTCGAGATCGACTTCGCGTGGCCGACCCGCCGCCCCGAGGCGCCGACGACCCTGGCCGCGTCGTGGGAGGACGGGCCCGACACCCGGCACGAGGAGTTCGCGCGCGCGGTCGCGCTGGGGCTGTGGGACTACCTGCGCAAGAGCCGCAGCGGCGGCTACGTCGTGTCGATCTCCGGCGGCGCCGACTCGGCCGCGTGCGCGGTGCTGGTGCGGACCGCGCTCGACCTGGCGCTGGCCGAGCTGGGCACCGACGGCGTGCGCGCGGCGCTGGGCCACCTGACGATCGACGCCGCCACCGCCGCCGACCCCGCGGCGCTGACCCACCAGCTGCTCGCGTGCGCGTACCAGCCGACCGCCAACTCGGGCGAGGTCACGCGCACCGCCGCGCGCGAGGTCGCGGCCGCGGTCGGCGCCGAGTTCCACCTGTTCGAGGTCGACGCGCTGCTGCGCGGCTACACCGCGACGGTCGAGGCCGCGATCGGCCGCCCGCTCACCTGGGAGCGCGACGACGTGGCGCTGCAGAACATCCAGGCCCGGGTGCGGGCGCCGTCGATCTGGCTGCTCGCGAACCTGCGCAACGCGATCCTGCTGACGACGTCGAACCGCTCCGAGGCCGCGGTCGGCTACGCCACGATGGACGGCGACACCGCCGGCGGGCTGGCGCCGCTGGGCGGCATCGACAAGACCTACCTGCGGGTGTGGCTGCGGTGGATGGAGACCACCGGCGTCAGCGGGCTGGCGCCGATCCCGGCCTTGCGCTTCATCAACGCCCAGCAGCCGACCGCCGAGCTGCGGCCGCCGGGGCAGGGCCAGACCGACGAGAAGGACCTGATGCCGTACGACGTGCTCGAGGCGATCGAGGACGAGGCCATCCGCGACAAGCGCATGCCGCTCGAGGTGCTGGCCGAGGTCGCGCCGATGTTCCCGGCGCACGCGCTGGCCGATCTGGTCGTGTGGATCGAGCGCTTCTTCACGCTGTGGTGCCGGAACCAGTGGAAGCGCGAGCGGTTCGCGCCGGGCTTCCACCTCGACGACAAGAACCTCGATCCGCGATCGTGGTGCCGGTTCCCGATCCTGTCGGGCGGGTTCGCCCGCGAGCTGGCGGCGCTGCGCGCCTACACGACCACCGCGGAGTTCGCGGCCTGGGTCGCGGAGCGGGGGCGCTGA
- a CDS encoding putative metal-binding motif-containing protein, which produces MRGTCLASIALAITFAWGCGPTNTGGGDEIDAPGGGGDAGDPDANVSTVDAPDVPIDAPALPIDAIPETDAEICGDLTCTNPVNDGCMAIELCDNGTDDNCNGMVDEGCGCTAGAVQQCFNGPPGRRHVGACVDGMQTCQGTGEFREWGPCVGGIAPGAAEPCDSLDNNCNGCVDDNPACCIVELACPAPGSLPDGAPFENYVIDGTQFYGGAVATWAWDVTGGPCDRLFLTTTSPVVQTFTLTGANGPTLTLRPTLSGDYTVHVRITTPAGVVYECTFIVHIAGPGLRIEQCSNRTANTDIDLHVHKPGTTTPWFSTVVGGAGSSSQINNDDCYYFNCKATSFASQGPVNWGYANSPIAECSGGPEGTQWQALGYCRNPRLDIDSIFDNGVPENVNIDTPANNATYRVMAHYYSGTGVASPLVNVYCGGRLLGTYGAAPDTVTAFDQSGGFGGGDMWRVVDATPTVVGGVTTGCALTPLHPPGMTTGYWVTTGDRTY; this is translated from the coding sequence ATGCGCGGGACTTGCCTCGCCTCGATCGCGCTGGCGATCACCTTCGCGTGGGGCTGCGGCCCGACGAACACCGGCGGCGGCGATGAGATCGACGCGCCCGGGGGCGGCGGCGACGCCGGGGATCCCGACGCGAACGTGTCGACGGTCGACGCGCCCGACGTGCCGATCGACGCGCCGGCGCTGCCGATCGACGCGATCCCCGAGACCGACGCGGAGATCTGCGGCGACCTGACGTGCACGAACCCGGTCAACGACGGGTGCATGGCGATCGAGCTGTGTGACAACGGCACCGACGACAACTGCAACGGCATGGTCGACGAGGGCTGCGGCTGCACGGCCGGGGCGGTGCAGCAGTGTTTCAACGGCCCGCCGGGGCGGCGGCACGTCGGCGCGTGCGTCGACGGCATGCAGACCTGCCAGGGGACGGGCGAGTTCCGCGAGTGGGGGCCGTGCGTGGGCGGCATCGCGCCGGGGGCGGCCGAGCCGTGCGACAGCCTCGACAACAACTGCAACGGGTGCGTCGACGACAACCCCGCGTGCTGCATCGTCGAGCTGGCGTGCCCGGCGCCGGGGTCCTTGCCCGACGGCGCGCCGTTCGAGAACTACGTGATCGACGGGACCCAGTTCTACGGCGGCGCGGTCGCGACGTGGGCGTGGGACGTGACCGGCGGCCCGTGCGATCGGCTGTTCCTGACGACGACCAGCCCGGTCGTGCAGACGTTCACGCTGACCGGCGCCAACGGGCCGACGCTGACGTTGCGGCCGACCCTGTCGGGCGACTACACCGTGCACGTCCGGATCACGACCCCGGCCGGCGTGGTCTACGAGTGCACGTTCATCGTCCACATCGCCGGCCCCGGCCTGCGCATCGAGCAGTGCTCGAACCGCACCGCCAACACCGACATCGATCTGCACGTCCACAAGCCTGGCACGACCACGCCGTGGTTCTCGACCGTCGTCGGCGGCGCCGGCAGCAGCTCGCAGATCAACAACGACGACTGCTACTACTTCAACTGCAAGGCCACGTCGTTCGCGTCGCAGGGGCCGGTCAACTGGGGCTACGCCAACAGTCCGATCGCCGAGTGCTCGGGCGGCCCCGAGGGCACGCAGTGGCAGGCGCTCGGGTACTGCCGCAACCCGCGCCTCGACATCGACAGCATCTTCGACAACGGCGTGCCCGAGAACGTCAACATCGACACGCCGGCCAACAACGCCACCTACCGGGTGATGGCCCACTACTACAGCGGCACTGGCGTCGCGAGCCCGCTGGTCAACGTCTACTGCGGCGGTCGGCTGCTGGGCACCTACGGCGCCGCGCCCGACACCGTGACCGCGTTCGATCAGTCGGGCGGCTTCGGCGGCGGTGACATGTGGCGCGTGGTCGACGCGACGCCGACCGTGGTCGGCGGCGTCACCACCGGCTGCGCGCTGACCCCGCTGCACCCGCCGGGCATGACGACCGGCTACTGGGTCACCACCGGCGATCGCACGTACTGA